Proteins from a genomic interval of Phlebotomus papatasi isolate M1 chromosome 3, Ppap_2.1, whole genome shotgun sequence:
- the LOC129805431 gene encoding uncharacterized protein LOC129805431 yields the protein MNHSNFDAKSKPFTDSRSSSSSTSSGFSLFRWFRRNERVRSKITPIAEPTDNPQRFNSSETLSPPDSPNLSRGYRSQSSSCDSILSTETTGFAFVPATSYHPIGGIENQLPKASGSDLDTFRRRILEQKRNRQVELNLTKKYGLFATDTLKSVKEDAERVDYSDLSLPTPDIPSRSHRRTHSESSSRGRVKVHVKGKRKAPQPPKFTENLNRKSLLENTTVSPASTLGRKKRRAPQPPEVAENAPKSILEGGLLDDKEIQAILGGESPTTTESMDRIRMPVADEVGEDVIANDTLKLEKGVLKAIKPIEVKEEAKVVTPSSPISPRPWYKRPLSGNRDTSIPFKKEVILRTVDKRRHRETKEKDNDALPEVNYSRNSSLFDSAKFGLFSRHPTREETKRRSGIGIPNISELDREAAEIVQQEKSRGLSPPQALILRPQMFGSPQSSLDDEDEDGPRKSTKELISKFEASSNGARITLNTSFIGRTDNFVDSRTRVSANEETINKVDGLVNSPMAQKRSIFSDTQSPPNSPIKTHPNDNLKVHGEEKDDKENLKSIGIWTCPYCTLENPNWRILCEVCERIKPYDKRLVNLMEPERKVPTSQQIRQPLAPKPSSPKENWERKAEIVKRYFNPGQGLNSLAKSASETSIGKPPQKRNSPSKLIGSPKFGFRGFMQRSSPEKAKGINEEDSDLEMESSVVSKGRDGTPDLEELRLARLNRFRMEKAVNPLTDRDSLEKEKKRLREMIRAMNAKALAEKYPVIQKAASLDEASSPSKGAIKKTYPNTKLVIEETKKEPDKSTKVSSSAQTGAILKKTPSPEIDEQPQEKPIQATEPIYANLNCQVNHVKFSEVEKAKVDELTEQLKSVKGREEFKATLKFSELSGNTDTLAINKIMKSLELAIVEGQHELAATLAKDLAKMKVSLSVTRQKTRPLSITDIDMKPFMIDLYVEDKVAHKGPLQMSVNSQMTLKELKDKVSKDFSIPIDVQRWILNDQLATDETKKLIDYSIRDSSAVIYLYLVSPPSRKPSHKDPMKYFLAEEDQFSICGSDEEIQNEKVLTDVGFAEDIGATALPIPKESSDTLEKGWPCPLCTLINSPTRLGCGVCSEARPLDYMVPPDYPKPDKTPEVPQEKVDNVILRPLERKNDLNRVNPNRKSAELFNIVQEEIRFKNAGLQTPSPNITKNKYRGVYNYNPSTKYSHQISSQTKKMAPQPPNLHRELLNLDNADIVANIEAFECPICFMKFQPGEGVILRDCLHTFCRECLGHTVEYSEDAQVKCPFMNAVYSCDSVLQDREIKALVTRDVYEKYLAKSVRQAEHKIENAFHCKTPNCRGWCIYEDNVNLFKCPVCRITNCLTCQVIHDGLNCKQYQDRMNSDCDSNVDARRTKEMLETMVDKGEAMKCPTCQVVLMKKWGCDWLKCSMCKTEICWVTRGPRWGPAGKGDTSAGCKCGVDSKKCHPKCNYCH from the exons ATGAATCATTCTAATTTCGATGCTAAA TCGAAACCATTCACGGATTCACGTTCCTCATCCTCCTCAACATCATCGGGATTTTCTCTATTCCGTTGGTTCCGTCGAAACGAACGCGTCAGATCCAAAATAACTCCCATTGCAGAACCCACAGATAATCCACAGAGATTCAATAGTTCAGAGACACTGAGTCCACCAGACAGCCCCAATCTCAGTCGAGGATACAGATCACAGAGTTCCAGTTGTGATAGTATTTTGAGCACAGAAACAACAGGATTTGCTTTTGTTCCTGCCACATCTTATCACCCCATCGGAGGGATAGAGAATCAG CTTCCGAAGGCATCTGGAAGTGATTTAGACACTTTCCGGAGGCGCATCTTGGAACAGAAGCGCAATAGACaagttgaattgaatttaacGAAGAAATACGGACTCTTTGCAACAGATACTCTCAAATCCGTTAAGGAAGATGCTGAGAGAGTGGATTACTCAGATTTGAGTCTTCCAACGCCAGATATTCCTTCACGATCTCACAGAAGAACTCACAGTGAATCCTCGTCGAGAGGTAGAGTGAAGGTTCACGTGAAGGGAAAAAGAAAAGCACCTCAACCACCAAAATTCACAGAAAATCTCAATAGGAAGAGCCTTCTGGAGAATACAACTGTCTCACCGGCTTCAACTCTAGGACGGAAGAAAAGACGAGCACCTCAGCCACCAGAAGTGGCAGAAAATGCCCCAAAGTCCATCCTTGAGGGTGGTCTATTGGACGATAAGGAAATTCAGGCAATTCTCGGCGGAGAATCACCAACAACCACTGAATCAATGGATCGCATTCGAATGCCCGTAGCTGATGAAGTTGGAGAAGATGTAATTGCCAATGATACTCTTAAACTCGAAAAGGGTGTCCTGAAGGCGATTAAGCCGATAGAAGTGAAAGAGGAAGCCAAAGTTGTAACACCGTCATCACCAATCTCACCTAGACCTTGGTACAAGAGACCACTAAGCGGCAACCGTGACACATCGATTCCCTTCAAAAAGGAAGTCATCCTGAGAACCGTGGACAAGAGACGTCATCGTGAGACCAAAGAAAAAGACAATGATGCCCTGCCAGAAGTTAACTACTCCAGAAATTCCTCCTTATTCGACAGTGCAAAGTTTGGGCTATTTTCTCGACATCCCACTCGTGAAGAGACCAAAAGAAGATCAGGAATTGGGATACCCAATATCAGTGAACTCGATCGAGAGGCTGCCGAAATTGTGCAACAGGAAAAATCTCGAGGACTAAGCCCACCGCAGGCTCTAATCCTCAGACCTCAGATGTTTGGCTCACCACAATCATCGCTGGACGATGAAGATGAAGATGGACCCAGGAAGTCAACAAAGGAACTTATCTCAAAATTCGAAGCATCATCGAATGGTGCTCGAATCACACTCAACACGTCATTTATTGGGCGTACAGATAACTTTGTCGACAGCCGCACGAGAGTGAGTGCAAATGAAGAGACTATAAATAAAGTGGATGGACTGGTAAACTCTCCAATGGCACAGAAACGGAGTATTTTTAGTGACACTCAGAGTCCACCGAATTCACCAATTAAAACCCATCCCAATGACAATCTCAAGGTCCACGGCGAAGAGAAGGATgacaaggaaaatttaaaatcaatcgGCATCTGGACATGTCCTTATTGCACCCTTGAGAATCCCAATTGGAGAATTCTCTGTGAAGTCTGCGAGAGAATCAAGCCTTATGACAAACGTTTAGTTAATCTCATGGAACCGGAGAGAAAAGTACCAACTAGTCAGCAAATTCGGCAGCCATTAGCGCCAAAACCGTCCTCACCGAAGGAGAATTGGGAACGAAAAGCGGAAATAGTCAAGAGATACTTCAACCCAGGTCAGGGTTTAAATTCCCTGGCAAAATCAGCATCGGAAACATCAATTGGAAAGCCACCACAAAAGAGAAATTCTCCTAGTAAACTAATCGGATCCCCAAAGTTTGGTTTCCGAGGTTTCATGCAACGTTCATCACCGGAGAAAGCCAAGGGGATCAACGAGGAGGACAGTGATTTGGAAATGGAATCCAGTGTGGTGTCTAAAGGAAGAGATGGAACGCCAGACCTCGAAGAACTTCGATTAGCACGACTAAATAGATTTAGAATGGAGAAAGCAGTTAATCCTTTAACTGACAGAGATTCGCTTGAGAAAGAGAAGAAACGCCTCAGAGAGATGATAAGAGCCATGAATGCCAAAGCCTTAGCAGAAAAATATCCAGTAATACAGAAAGCAGCTTCCTTGGACGAGGCATCTTCACCATCTAAGGGTGCCATCAAGAAAACCTATCCAAATACAAAGTTAGTCATCGAAGAGACCAAGAAAGAACCTGACAAATCAACCAAAGTTTCCAGTTCTGCTCAAACTGGAgctattttaaagaaaactccGTCCCCTGAAATTGACGAGCAACCTCAAGAAAAACCAATTCAGGCAACAGAACCCATCTATGCGAATTTGAATTGTCAGGTGAACCATGTAAAGTTCTCGGAGGTGGAAAAGGCCAAGGTTGATGAACTCACTGAACAATTGAAATCGGTCAAAGGGAGGGAAGAATTCAAAGCAACACTGAAATTTTCTGAATTGTCCGGAAACACAGATACATTGGCTAttaacaaaataatgaaatccTTGGAGTTGGCCATAGTTGAAGGACAACACGAATTGGCAGCAACTCTTGCCAAAGATTTAGCCAAGATGAAGGTCTCGTTGTCTGTTACGAGACAGAAAACTCGGCCACTGTCCATCACGGATATCGACATGAAGCCATTCAT GATTGATTTATACGTGGAGGACAAGGTGGCTCACAAAGGACCTCTGCAGATGTCCGTTAACAGTCAAATGACTCTCAAGGAACTGAAAGACAAGGTTTCTAAGGACTTCAGCATCCCAATAGACGTTCAGAGATGGATCCTAAATGATCAACTAGCAACAGATGAAACCAAGAAACTTATCGATTATAGCATTAGGGATAGTTCTGCAGTGATCTATCTCTATTTAGTTTCACCTCCTTCCAGGAAACCCAGTCACAAGGATCCCATGAAATATTTCCTCGCTGAAGAGGATCAGTTCAGCATTTGTGGTTCCGATGAGGAAATTCAGAATGAAAAAGTCTTAACGGATGTTGGCTTTGCTGAGGACATCGGAGCAACTGCCCTACCTATACCAAAAGAATCATCTGATACCCTCGAAAAGGGATGGCCTTGTCCACTCTGCACCCTTATCAACTCCCCTACTCGCTTAGGCTGTGGAGTATGTTCAGAGGCTCGTCCATTGGACTATATGGTCCCACCAGACTATCCGAAACCAGATAAAACTCCCGAAGTACCCCAAGAAAAAGTGGACAATGTGATACTTCGTCCACTTGAGCGCAAGAACGATCTCAATCGCGTGAATCCCAACAGAAAATCCGCAGAATTGTTCAACATTGTCCAGGAAGAGATTAGATTTAAAAATGCAGGATTGCAAACACCTAGTCCCAATATCACCAAGAACAAATACCGAGGAGTCTACAACTACAATCCCAGCACCAAATACTCTCATCAAATATCTAGTCAAACTAAGAAAATGGCTCCACAGCCTCCGAATCTTCACAGAGAACTCCTCAACTTGGACAACGCAGACATAGTAGCGAATATTGAAGCTTTTGAATGCCCTATTTGCTTTATGAAGTTTCAACCTGGCGAGGGAGTGATACTCCGAGATTGCCTTCATACTTTCTGCCGCGAATGCCTTGGCCATACAGTGGAATACAGCGAAGATGCCCAAGTTAAGTGTCCCTTCATGAATGCCGTATACAGTTGCGATTCCGTCCTGCAGGATCGCGAAATAAAAGCTCTCGTCACGCGGGACGTGTACGAAAAGTATCTAGCCAAGTCGGTGCGACAGGCTGAACACAAAATCGAGAATGCCTTTCACTGTAAGACACCCAACTGCAGGGGTTGGTGCATTTATGAAGACAACGTGAACCTCTTTAAGTGCCCCGTTTGCCGGATTACAAACTGTCTCACTTGTCAG